In Cryptomeria japonica chromosome 10, Sugi_1.0, whole genome shotgun sequence, a genomic segment contains:
- the LOC131858898 gene encoding citrate-binding protein-like: protein MAGMFAILCGLLICLGSFGYAQVIDGDVIQGYNYTSGVWQFEGEVYVSRGTTGVSVMQVFGGVEHATAFMLHVYDGKLMRYHEQLVASDVYDRWIHLNVIHDADEGKVSVFVDGNEALVADDRGRANHYFKCGVCTQTDPSSCMESRWRNIKVWRK, encoded by the exons ATGGCGGGGATGTTTGCGATTTTGTGTGGGCTCTTGATTTGCCTAGGAAGCTTTGGATATGCCCAG GTAATTGACGGTGATGTTATACAGGGATATAACTATACAAGTGGGGTGTGGCAGTTCGAGGGTGAGGTGTATGTTTCACGGGGGACGACTGGAGTATCTGTCATGCAAGTTTTCGGCGGTGTGGAACATGCCACGGCTTTCATGCTGCATGTTTACGACGGAAAGCTAATGCGATACCATGAGCAATTGGTAGCGTCTGATGTTTATGATCGCTGGATTCATCTCAACGTTATCCACGATGCAGACGAAGGGAAAGTGTCCGTGTTTGTGGATGGGAATGAGGCGCTAGTGGCCGATGATAGAGGTCGGGCCAATCATTACTTTAAGTGTGGAGTGTGCACTCAGACCGATCCTTCATCTTGCATGGAATCTCGATGGAGAAATATCAAGGTTTGGAGGAAATAG